A single genomic interval of Selenobaculum gibii harbors:
- the rfbA gene encoding glucose-1-phosphate thymidylyltransferase RfbA, with amino-acid sequence MAIRKGIILAGGSGTRLYPITKGISKQLVPVYDKPMIYYPLTTLMLAGIRDILIITTPEDCRTFQTLLKDGSQWGIQLSYEVQPSPDGLVQAFLIGEDFIGDEGCALVLGDNIFYGYGFTKKLQEAVQRESGATVFAYWVKDPQRYGVVGFDNKEQAISIEEKPQMPKSNYAVTGLYFYDKNVVKLAKQIRPSARGELEITDLNRLYLEQKNLYVETLGRGYAWLDTGTYDSLLQASNYIATLQERQGLMVSCPEEIAYHNGYITKEELITLANTMKKNAYGEYLMSLVKE; translated from the coding sequence ATGGCAATTCGTAAAGGCATTATTTTAGCAGGTGGATCTGGCACGCGCCTTTATCCAATTACAAAGGGCATAAGTAAGCAGTTAGTTCCCGTTTATGATAAACCTATGATCTATTATCCATTGACGACTTTGATGTTAGCGGGAATTCGTGATATTTTGATTATTACGACTCCTGAAGATTGTCGTACGTTTCAAACTTTATTAAAGGATGGGAGTCAGTGGGGAATTCAATTATCTTATGAAGTTCAGCCGAGTCCTGATGGCTTGGTACAGGCTTTTTTGATTGGTGAGGACTTCATTGGCGATGAAGGGTGTGCTTTAGTATTAGGGGATAACATCTTTTACGGCTATGGATTTACGAAGAAGCTGCAAGAAGCGGTACAAAGAGAAAGTGGAGCAACCGTTTTTGCTTATTGGGTGAAAGACCCACAGCGATATGGTGTTGTGGGGTTTGATAATAAGGAGCAGGCAATAAGTATTGAAGAAAAACCGCAAATGCCCAAATCAAATTATGCAGTTACAGGTCTGTATTTTTATGATAAAAATGTAGTGAAGCTTGCAAAACAGATTCGCCCATCAGCGCGAGGGGAACTTGAGATTACGGATTTAAATCGTCTATATTTAGAACAGAAAAATCTGTATGTAGAGACTTTGGGACGCGGTTATGCTTGGCTTGATACGGGTACATATGATTCTTTATTACAGGCATCAAACTATATTGCAACACTGCAAGAACGACAAGGGTTAATGGTTTCTTGCCCAGAGGAAATTGCTTATCATAATGGTTATATTACAAAAGAAGAATTAATCACACTGGCAAATACGATGAAGAAGAATGCATATGGTGAGTACTTAATGTCTTTGGTGAAAGAGTAG
- the galU gene encoding UTP--glucose-1-phosphate uridylyltransferase GalU produces the protein MQQIRKAIIPAAGLGTRFLPATKAQPKEMLPIVDKPAIQYIIEEAVESGIEEILIITGRNKRSIEDHFDRSIELELQLKEQGKYDLLGLIEDISKVTIHFIRQKEAKGLGHAVLCAKQFVGNEPFAVMLGDDIVDAEVPCLKQLMDVYKDCHGSILGVQEVAKDKVSSYGIVNPKAVKQNIWQAIDLIEKPSVEEAPSQLAVLGRYILEPEIFELLEKTEPGRGNEIQLTDAICRLAVDHKVYAYNFKGRRYDIGDKQGYLEATVEYALKRPDLRDKFLTYLTKTVGPLIK, from the coding sequence ATGCAACAGATTCGTAAAGCAATTATTCCGGCGGCAGGACTTGGAACAAGATTCTTGCCAGCGACAAAAGCACAACCGAAGGAAATGCTACCGATTGTGGATAAACCTGCAATTCAGTATATTATTGAGGAAGCAGTAGAATCGGGAATTGAGGAAATTCTGATTATTACAGGACGAAATAAACGTTCGATAGAGGATCATTTTGATCGCTCTATCGAATTGGAATTACAGTTGAAAGAGCAAGGCAAATATGATTTGCTTGGCTTAATTGAAGATATTTCAAAAGTTACGATTCACTTTATTCGTCAGAAAGAGGCGAAGGGATTGGGACATGCTGTGCTTTGTGCGAAACAATTTGTTGGCAATGAACCGTTTGCGGTAATGCTTGGTGATGATATCGTTGATGCTGAAGTTCCATGTTTAAAACAGTTGATGGATGTTTATAAAGATTGTCATGGCAGTATTCTTGGAGTGCAGGAAGTTGCAAAAGATAAGGTTTCCAGCTATGGAATTGTCAATCCAAAAGCAGTAAAACAAAATATTTGGCAAGCGATTGATTTAATTGAAAAACCGTCAGTGGAAGAAGCGCCGTCACAATTGGCTGTATTGGGACGTTATATTTTAGAACCGGAAATTTTTGAGCTTTTAGAAAAAACGGAGCCTGGACGAGGAAATGAAATTCAGTTAACTGATGCGATTTGCCGCTTGGCAGTAGATCATAAAGTTTATGCATATAACTTTAAAGGACGTCGTTATGATATTGGCGATAAGCAAGGCTATTTAGAGGCCACTGTTGAATATGCATTAAAACGTCCGGATTTAAGAGATAAATTTTTAACTTATTTAACGAAAACGGTAGGGCCATTAATTAAGTAA
- a CDS encoding phosphohexomutase domain-containing protein, with protein MELKRTAFKAYDIRGKFPEEVNEELAYRIGRSYVDLFNAKKVAVGHDIRLSGKDIRNALVLGLTEAGCDVVDIGMCGTEMIYFATAHLKLDGGIMITASHNPKDYNGMKLVREEARPISADTGLKDIENMAIAGSFKSTEGVAFGKIAYVDIMDDYIEHLLTYVDLKSLKPLKVVVNAGNGAAGPVLDRLEKVLPFEFIKIYNEPDGNFPNGVPNPILFENREATAKVVRKHHADVGIAWDGDFDRCFLFDEKGGFIEGYYMVGFLAQAFLSKNPGAKIIYDPRMIWNTIELVEGAGGEAVMCKSGHAFIKEKMRNVGAVYGGEMSAHHYFKDFSYCDSGMITWLLVVELMCKANKSLSSLMAERMERYPISGEINNTVKDGKAVLAALEEKYGKEGKVVKVDGLSVDFPEWRFNVRISNTEPVLRLNVEVRQDKALLKEKTEELLEIIKA; from the coding sequence ATGGAATTAAAACGAACTGCATTTAAAGCTTATGATATTCGAGGGAAGTTTCCAGAAGAAGTAAATGAAGAACTTGCTTATCGTATAGGACGCTCTTACGTAGATTTGTTTAATGCGAAGAAAGTAGCTGTTGGGCATGATATCCGTTTATCTGGAAAAGATATTCGCAATGCGTTGGTACTTGGACTTACTGAAGCTGGTTGTGATGTTGTCGATATTGGTATGTGTGGCACTGAAATGATTTATTTTGCAACTGCACATCTAAAATTAGATGGCGGTATTATGATAACGGCAAGTCATAATCCAAAGGATTATAATGGGATGAAATTGGTTCGTGAGGAAGCCCGTCCGATTAGTGCTGATACAGGATTGAAAGATATTGAGAATATGGCGATAGCAGGTAGCTTTAAATCTACAGAGGGTGTTGCCTTTGGAAAGATTGCTTACGTTGATATTATGGATGATTACATAGAGCATTTACTTACCTATGTGGATCTAAAATCATTGAAACCTTTAAAGGTGGTTGTAAATGCGGGAAATGGCGCCGCAGGGCCTGTATTAGACCGATTGGAAAAAGTCTTACCATTTGAGTTTATAAAAATATACAATGAACCGGATGGAAACTTCCCAAATGGTGTACCAAATCCTATTTTATTTGAAAATCGTGAAGCTACGGCGAAAGTGGTTCGCAAGCATCATGCAGATGTGGGAATTGCGTGGGATGGTGACTTTGATCGTTGTTTCTTATTTGATGAAAAGGGCGGATTTATTGAAGGTTACTATATGGTTGGATTCCTTGCACAGGCTTTTTTAAGTAAGAATCCTGGGGCGAAGATTATTTATGATCCTCGCATGATCTGGAATACAATTGAGCTAGTAGAAGGTGCTGGTGGAGAAGCTGTGATGTGTAAGAGTGGTCACGCTTTTATCAAAGAAAAAATGCGCAATGTAGGTGCTGTGTATGGTGGAGAAATGTCAGCCCATCATTATTTTAAAGATTTTTCTTATTGTGATAGTGGAATGATTACCTGGTTGCTGGTTGTAGAATTGATGTGTAAAGCAAACAAATCGCTCTCTTCTTTAATGGCAGAACGTATGGAACGTTATCCAATTAGCGGTGAGATTAATAATACCGTAAAAGATGGGAAAGCTGTGCTTGCTGCGCTTGAGGAAAAGTATGGAAAAGAAGGAAAAGTTGTAAAAGTAGATGGACTTAGCGTTGATTTTCCAGAGTGGCGCTTCAATGTGCGGATTTCTAATACGGAGCCAGTATTGCGCTTGAATGTAGAGGTACGTCAAGATAAAGCGTTATTAAAAGAAAAAACAGAAGAATTATTAGAAATTATTAAGGCATAG
- the rfbC gene encoding dTDP-4-dehydrorhamnose 3,5-epimerase — protein sequence MKVEETRLEGVLLITPKVFGDSRGFFLETWSRDRYKEVGISLEFVQDNQSFSTKNVLRGLHFQNPHAQGKLVSVVKGCVFDVAVDIRRGSRTFGEWVGVELSEENHQQLWVPPGFAHGFCVLSDTTLFTYKCTDVYTPSAEGGILWNDPEIGIEWPVENPILSDKDQVYPQLRDLPEGRLFTYVQKEAIK from the coding sequence ATGAAAGTAGAAGAGACGAGATTGGAAGGTGTACTATTAATTACACCTAAAGTTTTTGGGGATTCGCGCGGTTTCTTTTTAGAAACTTGGAGTAGGGATAGATATAAAGAGGTCGGAATTTCTTTAGAATTTGTGCAAGACAATCAATCTTTTTCAACGAAGAACGTATTACGCGGATTACATTTTCAAAATCCGCATGCGCAGGGAAAACTTGTATCAGTGGTTAAAGGTTGCGTATTTGATGTAGCAGTAGATATTAGACGAGGTTCAAGAACATTCGGTGAATGGGTGGGAGTCGAGTTATCGGAAGAAAATCATCAACAGTTATGGGTGCCACCAGGATTTGCGCATGGATTTTGTGTGTTGAGCGATACGACGCTTTTCACTTATAAATGTACGGATGTATATACACCTTCAGCAGAGGGAGGAATCCTTTGGAACGATCCTGAAATTGGAATTGAGTGGCCGGTAGAAAATCCAATTTTATCGGATAAAGATCAAGTGTATCCACAATTACGCGATTTACCAGAAGGTCGGTTGTTTACTTATGTACAGAAAGAAGCGATAAAATGA
- a CDS encoding GtrA family protein, which yields MKNKRIAEILRFLFVGGVCFFIDYFLLYAFTEYCGVSYLASSGLSFTISFILNYFLCIVWVFSKVKKQNVKQGIVFIGSSLAGLGINQLCMWGFVEFLAMHYMVAKIFAAAIVMVWNYILKRRAVQM from the coding sequence ATGAAAAACAAAAGAATAGCAGAAATTTTACGCTTCTTATTTGTTGGAGGAGTATGTTTTTTTATTGATTATTTTTTACTTTATGCATTTACTGAGTACTGTGGAGTTTCTTATTTAGCTTCATCTGGATTATCGTTTACAATTTCTTTCATTTTGAACTATTTTCTTTGTATAGTATGGGTGTTTTCAAAGGTAAAGAAACAAAATGTTAAGCAAGGGATTGTTTTTATTGGTTCGAGTTTAGCAGGGCTTGGAATTAATCAGCTTTGCATGTGGGGTTTTGTGGAGTTTTTGGCCATGCATTATATGGTTGCTAAAATTTTTGCGGCAGCGATTGTAATGGTATGGAATTATATATTGAAGCGAAGGGCTGTACAAATGTAA
- a CDS encoding glucose-6-phosphate isomerase translates to MTCVNAKKLVLETGFTFDYENLVGSGKVTIDDVVSLEEKINDAQAAIQVMRKTGVIRGHLSKDGEPEKVLFSQLPYIKAENLNSPAIIRKLKDFSASIKDRVDAVISFGIGGSFLGNKVLFDIHCGEFWNGMSNAERNGYPRMYFSGNSIDPRRTSELVENIERMAKTYHKHAGKKFCLMMIVISKSGGTLDTMSNFMVVYEALKNHEHIDIEIVAVTDPNEEKKTLLKKLAEENHWPTFAVPDGVGGRFSIFSEVGLITGACIGFDIEAFLAGAKSMDEACQRADVWQNPALLNATLKYLAAEKYGRDIEVLMPYADYLKSTSEWYIQLLAESLGKKYDRNGKIVNYGRTPIVAVGTTDMHAQTQQHQEGALNKVIQFIRVNEWDIDPVIGDMFPSAQKLTDISGIRMSQALDVALASNAQALISDYRFNATFTMPKMNAFHLGELLYMLAISIAYEGELADVDAFDQPGVEAYKRIMGPSLQKLKVK, encoded by the coding sequence ATGACATGTGTAAATGCGAAAAAATTAGTGTTAGAAACAGGATTCACGTTTGATTATGAAAATTTAGTGGGAAGCGGAAAAGTTACAATAGATGATGTAGTGTCGTTAGAAGAGAAAATTAATGACGCACAGGCTGCGATTCAGGTGATGCGTAAAACCGGTGTAATTCGCGGACATTTATCAAAAGATGGAGAGCCGGAAAAGGTACTCTTTAGTCAATTGCCCTATATAAAAGCAGAAAATCTAAATTCTCCCGCTATAATTCGAAAACTCAAAGATTTCTCTGCCTCAATAAAAGATCGCGTAGATGCAGTAATATCCTTTGGAATTGGTGGGTCTTTTCTTGGAAATAAAGTTCTTTTTGATATACATTGTGGTGAGTTTTGGAACGGAATGTCAAATGCGGAACGCAATGGTTATCCACGGATGTATTTTAGTGGGAATAGTATTGACCCGCGTCGGACAAGTGAATTAGTTGAAAATATTGAACGGATGGCAAAAACATATCACAAGCATGCAGGAAAAAAGTTTTGTTTAATGATGATTGTCATTTCGAAATCAGGTGGAACACTTGATACCATGTCAAATTTTATGGTGGTTTATGAAGCGTTAAAGAACCATGAGCATATTGATATTGAGATTGTTGCTGTTACCGATCCGAATGAAGAAAAGAAAACGTTATTAAAAAAATTAGCGGAAGAAAATCATTGGCCGACTTTTGCTGTGCCGGATGGTGTTGGCGGACGGTTTAGTATTTTTTCTGAGGTAGGTCTTATTACTGGTGCTTGTATTGGTTTTGATATTGAAGCGTTTTTAGCTGGGGCGAAATCAATGGATGAAGCATGTCAAAGGGCTGACGTATGGCAGAATCCTGCATTATTAAATGCAACACTAAAATATTTGGCGGCAGAAAAATATGGCAGGGATATAGAAGTATTAATGCCTTATGCAGATTATTTAAAATCTACGTCGGAATGGTATATTCAACTTTTAGCGGAATCGCTTGGGAAAAAATATGATCGCAATGGTAAGATTGTAAATTATGGACGCACACCGATTGTAGCGGTGGGAACAACGGATATGCACGCGCAGACGCAGCAACATCAAGAAGGAGCATTGAATAAAGTTATTCAGTTTATTCGCGTAAATGAATGGGATATTGATCCTGTAATTGGTGATATGTTCCCATCGGCGCAGAAGTTGACAGATATTTCGGGGATTAGAATGAGTCAAGCCCTTGATGTTGCCTTGGCTTCAAATGCGCAGGCTCTAATTTCAGACTATCGATTTAATGCGACGTTTACGATGCCGAAAATGAATGCATTTCATTTGGGTGAATTACTGTATATGCTAGCAATATCGATTGCTTATGAGGGTGAGCTTGCAGATGTAGACGCATTTGATCAGCCTGGAGTGGAAGCGTACAAACGAATTATGGGACCTAGCTTGCAAAAATTAAAAGTTAAATAG
- a CDS encoding N-acetylmuramoyl-L-alanine amidase family protein: MRIVINGGHCPGRDCGALGRISQEAEITRELMAAVAGYLRAVGYEVLEVQENDLSQVVKESNDFEADLFVAIHCNGAANRNARGTEVYYFSPKGAIVAQCIQKQIVNSLETLDRGIKESATFYVLKQTNCIAVLVETAFITNEEDEKFLLVKRNEFARAIARGITDYHVILVQEG; encoded by the coding sequence ATGAGAATTGTGATTAATGGTGGGCATTGCCCAGGCCGAGATTGTGGTGCACTTGGGCGGATTAGCCAAGAGGCAGAGATAACGAGGGAGTTAATGGCAGCTGTGGCCGGATATTTACGTGCAGTTGGATATGAAGTCCTAGAAGTGCAGGAAAATGACCTAAGTCAGGTGGTGAAGGAAAGCAATGATTTTGAGGCGGACCTATTTGTGGCGATTCATTGTAATGGTGCAGCAAATCGGAATGCTCGTGGTACAGAGGTTTATTATTTTAGTCCTAAAGGAGCTATTGTGGCTCAATGTATTCAAAAACAAATTGTAAATTCATTGGAAACTTTAGATCGAGGGATAAAAGAATCTGCTACTTTTTATGTATTGAAGCAGACAAATTGTATAGCTGTTCTTGTTGAAACGGCATTTATAACCAATGAAGAAGATGAAAAATTTTTACTTGTAAAACGAAATGAATTTGCGAGGGCGATTGCAAGAGGAATTACAGATTATCATGTAATTTTAGTGCAGGAGGGATAA
- the rfbD gene encoding dTDP-4-dehydrorhamnose reductase gives MKIVVTGSNGQLGREIAMQGHAHELILTDYDNLDITNAKETQSFFREVKPDAVIHCAAYTNVDKAENDFDGAYKVNVIGAQNVAAGCLECGARMVYVSTDYVFDGLENKVYREYDTVNPQSVYGKTKQLGEQMVRDILGRHYITRTAWLYGEGNNFVRTMLNLAKTNPELRVVNDQIGTPTSTTELARSIFRLLNTDAYGTYHTTCKGQCSWHDFACEIFRQANLDVKVMPVSTSEFPRPAKRPPFAVLDNYLLEMTIGDEMCQWKEALKVYLEKEKRNKGI, from the coding sequence ATGAAGATTGTAGTTACAGGATCGAATGGACAACTTGGTAGAGAGATTGCTATGCAAGGTCATGCTCATGAACTTATTTTGACGGATTATGATAATTTAGATATTACGAATGCAAAAGAAACACAGTCATTTTTTCGTGAGGTAAAGCCAGATGCAGTGATTCATTGTGCAGCCTATACGAATGTAGATAAAGCTGAAAATGATTTTGATGGCGCTTATAAAGTAAATGTGATAGGGGCACAAAATGTTGCCGCTGGATGTTTAGAATGTGGTGCGCGGATGGTATATGTAAGTACGGATTATGTTTTTGATGGTTTAGAAAATAAGGTTTACCGTGAGTACGATACAGTAAATCCGCAGAGTGTTTATGGAAAGACGAAACAGCTTGGAGAACAGATGGTTCGAGATATTTTAGGACGTCACTATATTACGCGGACAGCCTGGCTCTATGGAGAGGGAAATAATTTTGTTCGGACGATGCTAAACCTTGCGAAAACAAATCCAGAATTACGAGTAGTAAATGATCAAATAGGCACTCCGACATCGACAACGGAATTAGCAAGGAGTATTTTTAGATTATTAAATACGGATGCATATGGGACGTATCATACGACGTGCAAGGGGCAATGTTCTTGGCACGATTTTGCGTGTGAGATTTTTCGCCAAGCTAATTTAGATGTTAAGGTTATGCCAGTATCAACTTCAGAGTTTCCGCGTCCAGCAAAACGTCCGCCGTTTGCAGTATTAGACAATTATCTGCTGGAAATGACGATTGGGGATGAGATGTGTCAATGGAAAGAAGCTTTGAAAGTGTACTTGGAAAAAGAAAAGCGTAATAAAGGTATTTAA
- a CDS encoding NAD-dependent epimerase/dehydratase family protein → MKKILITGGAGFIGSHIIELLQKENCDITVLDNLHTGLRENVPENVRLIEMDIRDKRVIDVFEKYQFDVVLHLAGQTMVNVSVDDPFYDADVNIMGTVNILEACRKTGVKRIVFSSTAATYGDIEEVPIREEFSVNPLSFYGLSKLTVEKYLKLYHDLYGLEYVILRYANVYGERQGDGGEGGVISIFTKKIAKDESFVIHGDGKQTRDFVYAGDVARANWYAANTEYCNTIYNVSTNSETSIRELVDLLESASGKTIDRQYGERREGDIYRSVLDNSKIVTNLNWRPMINLQEGLRRTYDYFVKSK, encoded by the coding sequence ATGAAAAAAATATTAATTACAGGTGGAGCTGGATTTATTGGTTCACATATTATAGAACTTTTACAGAAAGAAAACTGTGATATTACGGTTTTAGATAATTTACATACAGGGCTTAGAGAAAATGTTCCAGAAAATGTTCGCTTGATTGAAATGGATATACGCGATAAAAGAGTGATCGATGTATTTGAAAAATACCAATTTGATGTGGTACTTCATTTAGCAGGACAAACGATGGTGAATGTTTCAGTCGATGATCCTTTTTATGATGCAGATGTAAATATTATGGGTACAGTGAATATCTTAGAAGCATGTCGTAAAACAGGTGTAAAACGTATTGTATTTTCATCGACTGCCGCGACATATGGTGATATAGAAGAAGTCCCAATTCGTGAAGAATTTTCAGTCAATCCATTATCTTTTTATGGATTGAGCAAATTAACAGTAGAGAAATATTTAAAACTTTATCATGATTTATATGGATTAGAGTATGTGATTTTGCGTTATGCAAATGTATATGGAGAACGTCAAGGGGATGGCGGTGAAGGTGGCGTAATCAGCATTTTCACGAAAAAGATTGCAAAAGATGAATCGTTTGTCATTCATGGTGATGGTAAACAGACGCGCGATTTTGTCTATGCTGGTGATGTCGCAAGAGCGAATTGGTATGCTGCGAATACTGAGTATTGTAATACAATTTATAATGTAAGTACGAATAGTGAAACGAGTATTCGTGAGTTGGTAGATTTATTGGAAAGTGCATCGGGAAAAACTATTGATCGACAATATGGTGAGCGTCGTGAAGGTGATATTTATCGTTCAGTATTAGATAATTCAAAAATAGTTACTAACTTAAATTGGAGGCCGATGATAAACTTACAAGAAGGTCTAAGGCGGACCTACGATTATTTTGTAAAAAGTAAATAA